In Haloarcula sp. H-GB4, a single genomic region encodes these proteins:
- a CDS encoding fumarylacetoacetate hydrolase family protein, producing the protein MKRVRFRDTGGNVRGGRWTVEDGEPVVTAAAGPYGRIAFGDESYDPDEVDILPPCEPTKVVCIGRNYADHAEEMDSDVPDRPMLFLKAPNAVASHGKHLTMPSGKERIDYEAELGVVIGEQCRNVSESGAMDVVAGYTCVNDISNRDDQRREQNWVRGKAFDNACPIGPLVATPEHVPEDASIELRLNGETKQSSSREHLIFSVPKLIAEITSYMTLEPGDVIATGTPEGVGPMEDGDKVEVEIEGIGTLKHSVKIP; encoded by the coding sequence ATGAAGCGCGTTCGATTCCGTGATACTGGGGGGAACGTTCGCGGCGGTCGCTGGACCGTCGAGGACGGCGAGCCCGTCGTCACCGCCGCCGCCGGACCGTACGGCCGTATTGCGTTCGGCGACGAATCCTATGACCCCGACGAGGTAGACATCCTCCCGCCCTGCGAGCCGACGAAAGTCGTCTGTATCGGGCGCAACTACGCCGACCATGCCGAGGAGATGGACTCGGACGTCCCGGACCGGCCGATGCTGTTTCTCAAAGCCCCGAACGCCGTCGCGTCCCACGGCAAGCACCTCACGATGCCCTCGGGGAAGGAACGCATCGACTACGAGGCCGAACTCGGCGTCGTCATCGGCGAGCAATGCCGGAACGTCAGCGAATCGGGCGCGATGGACGTCGTCGCGGGCTACACCTGCGTCAACGACATCTCCAACCGCGACGACCAGCGGCGGGAACAGAACTGGGTCCGCGGGAAGGCCTTCGACAACGCCTGCCCGATCGGCCCGCTCGTGGCCACACCGGAGCACGTCCCGGAGGACGCCAGCATCGAACTCCGACTGAACGGCGAGACGAAACAGTCCTCCTCCCGCGAGCACCTCATCTTCTCCGTCCCCAAGCTAATTGCGGAGATAACTTCGTACATGACCCTAGAGCCCGGCGATGTCATCGCCACAGGGACGCCAGAAGGGGTCGGCCCGATGGAGGACGGCGACAAAGTCGAAGTCGAAATCGAAGGTATCGGGACGCTCAAACACAGCGTCAAAATTCCATAG
- a CDS encoding prephenate dehydrogenase/arogenate dehydrogenase family protein: MNVLVVGAGAMGQWFARMVQTHADVTVAFTDLDQSAAEAAANAVGGRAVASDAAETFDVVCIAVPMPVAETAINEFAPCATDAIVDVTGSMAGPVAAMRDAMPNGQRLSLHPLFAPENAPGNVAVVADASGPDAEAVVDALTAAGNNCFETTAAEHDEAMETVQASAHAAVLAFAMAAADVPDRFQTPISAGLFDLVEQVTGGDPRVYSDIQRTFDGADAVADAASELADADADTFERLYEQLS; the protein is encoded by the coding sequence ATGAACGTCCTCGTCGTTGGCGCCGGCGCGATGGGCCAGTGGTTCGCACGTATGGTCCAAACCCACGCCGACGTGACCGTCGCCTTCACCGACCTTGACCAGTCGGCCGCTGAAGCCGCTGCGAACGCGGTCGGCGGGCGCGCTGTCGCCAGCGACGCGGCTGAGACTTTCGATGTTGTCTGTATCGCGGTGCCGATGCCCGTCGCCGAGACGGCTATCAACGAGTTCGCGCCGTGTGCTACGGATGCAATCGTTGACGTAACGGGGAGCATGGCAGGCCCTGTCGCAGCAATGCGGGACGCGATGCCCAATGGCCAACGACTCAGCCTGCACCCACTGTTTGCCCCCGAGAATGCGCCCGGGAACGTCGCCGTCGTCGCCGACGCGTCGGGTCCCGACGCCGAGGCTGTCGTCGACGCACTCACCGCAGCCGGGAACAACTGCTTCGAGACGACGGCGGCAGAGCACGACGAAGCCATGGAAACGGTCCAGGCCAGCGCCCATGCCGCCGTACTCGCGTTCGCGATGGCCGCCGCCGACGTGCCTGACCGGTTTCAGACGCCGATTTCGGCAGGCCTGTTCGACCTCGTCGAGCAGGTCACCGGCGGCGACCCGCGGGTGTATTCCGATATTCAGCGGACATTCGACGGCGCGGACGCGGTCGCCGACGCCGCCAGCGAACTCGCCGACGCCGACGCAGATACCTTCGAGCGGCTCTACGAGCAACTCTCATGA
- a CDS encoding small ribosomal subunit Rsm22 family protein: MNQDTRQQIRDNAQYLRNVRPLDPEELHEYVEGQPHPAVVKQVLREEAFDLGIVEQEDGTFVPAPEERLSVDFDGVDQFPDSYEQEVIDLLTEWGGLEWHSGDSGDELRERIRDIKERYLQGQAVEYDELSALGYAVYHLPDYYAVAKYVLADLAADGLLPSQLRVLDVGAGVGGPALALRDLLPDDALLDYHAVEPSAAADVLESLLDDSGQNVRWEIHRTLAEEFDPSSPLVGDDSGGGADDSDTDTEGYDLIIFGNVLSELDDAVATLYRYVEALADDGTLLALAPADRNTAIQLRTVEREVADGGPATVYGPTVRLWPHQSPDSESWSFDRKPDIEVPTMQQRLDDPAGGTGEFVNTDVQFAYSVLRTDGKREHDVTPDRGIHAPMADAENYVTDRVNFLGVKLSHDLAEREGANPLYLLGDGSQKVDHFAVLTEASILNEDIRKADYGDLLSFENALVLWNDDEEAYNVVVDGETVVDRAR, encoded by the coding sequence ATGAACCAGGACACACGCCAGCAGATACGCGACAACGCCCAGTACCTCCGGAACGTCCGGCCGCTGGACCCAGAGGAGCTACACGAATATGTTGAGGGCCAGCCCCACCCCGCCGTCGTCAAGCAGGTACTTCGAGAGGAGGCGTTCGACCTTGGCATCGTCGAACAGGAAGACGGAACCTTCGTCCCGGCGCCCGAGGAACGGCTCTCGGTGGACTTCGACGGCGTCGACCAATTCCCCGACAGCTACGAACAGGAGGTCATCGACCTGCTGACAGAGTGGGGCGGGCTGGAGTGGCACAGCGGTGACAGCGGTGACGAACTCAGGGAACGCATCCGCGACATCAAGGAGCGGTACCTGCAGGGGCAAGCCGTCGAATACGACGAGCTGAGCGCGCTTGGCTACGCCGTCTACCACCTGCCAGACTACTACGCCGTGGCGAAGTACGTCCTCGCAGACCTCGCCGCTGACGGCCTGCTCCCGTCACAGCTCCGAGTGCTGGACGTGGGGGCCGGCGTCGGTGGCCCGGCGCTCGCCCTGCGCGACCTGCTCCCCGACGACGCCCTGCTGGACTACCACGCCGTCGAGCCGAGTGCCGCTGCGGACGTGCTAGAGAGCCTATTGGACGACAGCGGCCAGAACGTCCGCTGGGAGATCCACCGAACGCTCGCCGAGGAATTCGACCCGTCGTCGCCACTTGTCGGCGACGACAGCGGTGGCGGTGCCGATGACAGCGACACCGACACCGAGGGCTACGACCTCATCATCTTCGGCAACGTCCTCAGCGAACTCGACGACGCGGTGGCGACCCTCTACCGGTACGTCGAGGCGCTTGCCGACGACGGGACGTTGCTGGCGCTGGCTCCGGCCGACCGGAACACGGCCATACAGCTCCGAACCGTCGAGCGCGAGGTGGCTGACGGCGGCCCGGCGACGGTGTACGGGCCGACGGTGCGGCTCTGGCCCCACCAGTCTCCCGACAGCGAGTCGTGGTCGTTCGACCGGAAACCGGACATTGAGGTGCCGACCATGCAGCAACGTCTCGATGACCCCGCGGGCGGGACGGGCGAGTTCGTCAACACGGACGTGCAGTTCGCCTACAGCGTTCTGCGAACCGACGGCAAGCGAGAGCACGACGTGACGCCGGACCGGGGCATCCACGCACCGATGGCCGACGCCGAGAACTACGTCACTGACCGGGTGAACTTCCTCGGCGTCAAACTCAGCCACGACCTCGCCGAGCGGGAGGGCGCAAATCCGCTGTATCTGCTTGGGGACGGGAGTCAGAAGGTCGATCACTTCGCCGTGCTCACCGAGGCGTCGATACTGAACGAGGACATCCGAAAAGC
- a CDS encoding helix-turn-helix domain-containing protein, with translation MAHNDSSKTQALFDALADPDCRDILRVLDEPLPAKEVASVCDLPQTSTYRKLEQLSEAELVAEETKVRPDGHHATAYVRDCDGVFVGVDDDGVLEVNVLPAEERPSDRLALLWSRVSEEL, from the coding sequence GTGGCACACAACGACTCGAGCAAGACACAGGCGCTGTTCGACGCCCTCGCCGACCCTGACTGTCGCGACATACTCAGGGTGCTCGACGAGCCGTTGCCAGCCAAGGAGGTTGCCTCGGTCTGTGATCTGCCCCAGACAAGCACCTACCGGAAGCTCGAACAGTTGAGTGAGGCTGAGCTGGTCGCCGAGGAAACAAAGGTGCGTCCCGATGGCCATCACGCGACGGCGTACGTCCGGGACTGTGACGGTGTGTTTGTCGGTGTCGACGACGATGGCGTGCTCGAGGTTAACGTTCTGCCGGCTGAGGAACGGCCGAGTGACCGGCTCGCACTCCTATGGTCACGCGTCAGTGAGGAACTATGA
- a CDS encoding halocyanin domain-containing protein: MSSGSSSEPAAETGTETATATETATPTETPESTPESLDDWLDDANGYDGEPRRFGPQSRPTIWVGQETDGGLAFDPPVIEVPPMTTVRWDWTGHGGQQNVVALDGTFDSGRTNAQSGTMYHYIFEETGEYRYVSEPHRDDGMKGAIIVKEPPSSGNDTVDEWLAAASNFDGTIADRTDTDTTTVTVGAEGNGGQFAFDPPALKISTETTVRWDWTGDGGPHNIVSKGDGPLDSELVTDEGSAYEHTFEETGTHLYSCKPHKGLGMRGAIVVE, translated from the coding sequence GTGTCTTCGGGAAGTAGTTCAGAACCAGCAGCCGAAACCGGAACCGAAACCGCGACGGCAACTGAAACTGCGACACCAACCGAAACACCTGAATCGACGCCCGAGTCGCTTGACGACTGGCTTGATGATGCCAACGGCTACGACGGCGAACCCCGCAGGTTCGGCCCCCAGTCCCGGCCAACGATCTGGGTTGGTCAGGAAACGGACGGCGGACTGGCGTTCGACCCGCCTGTCATTGAGGTTCCACCAATGACAACAGTTCGATGGGACTGGACTGGCCACGGTGGCCAGCAGAACGTCGTCGCACTCGATGGTACCTTCGACAGCGGCCGGACAAACGCGCAGTCCGGGACAATGTATCACTACATTTTCGAGGAGACCGGCGAGTATCGCTACGTCTCTGAACCCCATCGCGACGATGGGATGAAGGGTGCGATTATTGTGAAAGAGCCACCGTCCTCAGGTAACGACACTGTCGACGAGTGGCTCGCAGCGGCGAGTAACTTCGATGGCACCATTGCCGACCGTACCGACACTGATACTACAACTGTTACAGTCGGTGCCGAGGGTAATGGTGGTCAGTTCGCATTCGACCCCCCTGCCCTGAAAATATCAACTGAGACGACCGTCCGCTGGGACTGGACAGGTGACGGTGGTCCTCACAATATCGTCTCGAAAGGCGATGGCCCGCTCGACTCGGAACTCGTCACCGACGAGGGGAGTGCCTACGAGCACACCTTCGAGGAAACTGGAACCCACCTGTACTCGTGTAAACCGCATAAGGGCCTGGGGATGAGAGGCGCAATCGTCGTGGAATAG